In one window of Micromonospora cathayae DNA:
- a CDS encoding quinone-dependent dihydroorotate dehydrogenase codes for MMFERTLRAGLFRVGGGDAEAAHEWTLERLAGVSRRGALLAVLRSRYAVAAPRRVFGVEFPNPVGLAAGMDKDGRALPAWPALGFGFVEVGTVTAHAQPGNPRPRLFRLRASEAVVNRMGFNNAGAEALAARLAALSRPLGVPLGISLGKSKVTPLAEAVDDYLASYRVLRDHGDYFAVNVSSPNTPGLRALQDREHLDVLLAALVGEKPVLVKIAPDLTWPAIAELLEVCLARGAAGVIATNTTLSRDGLAPADRARGAETGGLSGRPLAARAREVVGFVHRETGGRLPVVGVGGIVEPDDAARMFDAGASLVQLYTGFIYRGPALVRAVARGSRTAPAVGTPA; via the coding sequence GTGATGTTCGAGCGGACGCTCCGGGCGGGGTTGTTCCGGGTGGGGGGCGGGGACGCGGAGGCGGCGCACGAGTGGACGCTGGAGCGGCTGGCCGGGGTGTCGCGGCGGGGGGCGCTGCTGGCCGTGCTGCGGTCCCGGTACGCGGTCGCCGCGCCGCGCAGGGTGTTCGGGGTCGAGTTTCCGAATCCGGTCGGGCTTGCCGCGGGGATGGACAAGGACGGGCGGGCGTTGCCGGCCTGGCCGGCGCTCGGCTTCGGGTTCGTCGAGGTCGGCACGGTCACCGCGCACGCCCAGCCGGGCAACCCCCGGCCCCGGCTGTTCCGGCTGCGGGCCAGCGAGGCCGTGGTCAACCGGATGGGCTTCAACAACGCCGGCGCCGAAGCCCTCGCGGCCCGGCTCGCCGCGCTGTCCCGCCCGCTCGGCGTGCCGCTGGGTATCTCGCTGGGCAAGTCCAAGGTCACCCCACTGGCGGAGGCGGTCGACGACTACCTCGCCTCGTACCGGGTCCTGCGTGACCACGGGGACTACTTCGCGGTCAACGTCTCGTCCCCGAACACCCCCGGACTGCGCGCCCTCCAGGACCGGGAGCACCTCGACGTGCTGCTGGCCGCGCTGGTGGGGGAGAAGCCGGTGCTGGTGAAGATCGCCCCGGACCTGACCTGGCCGGCCATCGCCGAGCTGCTGGAGGTCTGCCTGGCCCGGGGGGCCGCCGGGGTGATCGCCACCAACACCACGCTGTCCCGGGACGGACTGGCCCCGGCCGACCGGGCGCGTGGCGCGGAGACCGGCGGACTGTCCGGTCGCCCGCTCGCGGCACGGGCCCGGGAGGTGGTCGGCTTCGTGCACCGGGAGACCGGCGGCCGGCTACCGGTGGTCGGCGTCGGCGGCATCGTCGAACCGGACGACGCGGCCCGGATGTTCGACGCCGGGGCCAGCCTGGTGCAGCTCTACACCGGGTTCATCTACCGGGGCCCGGCCCTGGTCCGGGCGGTCGCCCGGGGCAGCCGTACCGCCCCCGCCGTCGGCACACCGGCCTAG
- a CDS encoding adenosylmethionine--8-amino-7-oxononanoate transaminase, whose protein sequence is MTPEEILTVDREHVWHPYAPLPPAVPPYVVAEAAGVRLRLADGRELVDGMSSWWAAIHGYRHPTLDAAVVDQVGRMSHVMFGGLTHEPAVRLARTLVELAPDGLERVFLCDSGSVSVEVAVKMCLQYQRATGRPERRRLGTWRGGYHGDTFHPMSVCDPVGGMHHLWGDVLPRQVFAPVPPAGFTAPVDPAYVDALVEAVERHAHELATVIVEPVVQGAGGMRFHHPEYLRVLREVTAAHGVLLVFDEIATGFGRTGTMFAAEHAGVTPDVLCVGKALTGGYLSLAAALCTPEVARGISVDGVLAHGPTFMGNPLACAVANASIGLLRAGDWAAEVSRVERGLLTGLEPLRGAAGVADVRVLGAIGVVQLDHEVDLPAATAAAVAEGVWLRPFRDLVYTMPPYLTDDADLARIAAGIAAAVAAG, encoded by the coding sequence GTGACGCCTGAGGAGATCCTGACCGTCGACCGGGAGCACGTGTGGCACCCGTACGCGCCACTGCCGCCGGCCGTCCCGCCGTACGTGGTGGCGGAGGCGGCCGGGGTCCGGCTCCGGCTGGCCGACGGGCGGGAACTGGTGGACGGGATGTCGTCCTGGTGGGCGGCGATCCACGGCTACCGGCACCCGACGCTCGACGCGGCCGTGGTCGACCAGGTGGGCCGGATGAGCCACGTGATGTTCGGCGGGCTGACCCACGAACCGGCGGTCCGGCTGGCCCGTACCCTGGTCGAACTGGCCCCGGACGGCTTGGAGCGGGTCTTCCTCTGCGACTCCGGCTCGGTCTCGGTCGAGGTCGCGGTCAAGATGTGCCTGCAGTACCAGCGGGCCACCGGTCGGCCGGAACGCCGCCGGCTGGGTACCTGGCGGGGCGGTTACCACGGCGACACCTTCCACCCGATGAGCGTCTGCGACCCGGTGGGCGGCATGCACCACCTGTGGGGCGACGTGCTGCCCCGGCAGGTGTTCGCCCCGGTGCCCCCGGCCGGCTTCACCGCCCCGGTCGACCCGGCGTACGTCGACGCGCTGGTCGAGGCGGTGGAACGGCACGCCCACGAGCTGGCCACGGTGATCGTGGAGCCGGTGGTGCAGGGCGCCGGCGGGATGCGCTTCCACCACCCGGAGTACCTGCGGGTGCTGCGCGAGGTGACCGCCGCGCACGGGGTGCTGCTGGTCTTCGACGAGATCGCCACCGGTTTCGGCCGGACCGGGACGATGTTCGCCGCCGAGCACGCCGGGGTGACACCGGACGTGCTCTGCGTCGGCAAGGCGCTCACCGGCGGTTACCTGAGCCTGGCCGCCGCGCTGTGCACCCCGGAGGTGGCCCGGGGCATCTCCGTCGACGGGGTGCTGGCGCACGGTCCGACGTTCATGGGCAACCCGCTCGCCTGTGCCGTCGCGAACGCCTCCATCGGCCTGCTGCGGGCCGGAGACTGGGCCGCCGAGGTGTCCAGGGTGGAACGGGGGTTACTGACGGGTCTGGAGCCGTTGCGGGGCGCGGCCGGGGTGGCCGACGTCCGGGTGCTCGGCGCGATCGGGGTGGTGCAGCTCGACCACGAGGTGGACCTGCCGGCGGCCACCGCCGCCGCGGTCGCCGAGGGCGTCTGGCTGCGCCCGTTCCGGGACCTGGTCTACACCATGCCGCCCTACCTGACCGACGACGCGGACCTGGCCCGGATCGCCGCCGGGATCGCCGCCGCCGTCGCGGCGGGCTGA
- the pyrF gene encoding orotidine-5'-phosphate decarboxylase, which translates to MESFGVRLHRAMRERGPLCVGIDPHPGLLARWGLPDDVSGLDRFARTVTEALGDQVAVVKPQSAFFERFGSRGVAVLESTIRQLRDAGSLVLLDVKRGDIGSTVAAYAAAYLDPSSPLYVDAVTASPYLGVGSLAPMFDTATRHGGGVFVLALTSNPEGGAVQRARGADGRTVAQAVIDEIAQLNAGAEPLGSMGLVVGATIGDTGHDLSRVNGPLLAPGLGAQGATAADLRTVFGPALSGVLPSYSRQVLAAGPDPAALRAAAEQAAAECRRVLDAPKLTDGSVTER; encoded by the coding sequence ATGGAGAGCTTCGGCGTCCGACTGCACCGGGCCATGCGCGAGCGCGGGCCGCTCTGTGTGGGGATCGACCCGCACCCCGGGCTGCTGGCCCGCTGGGGGCTGCCCGACGACGTGTCGGGCCTCGACCGGTTCGCCCGGACCGTCACCGAAGCCCTCGGTGACCAGGTTGCGGTGGTCAAACCCCAGTCGGCCTTCTTCGAGCGGTTCGGCTCGCGGGGCGTCGCCGTCCTTGAGTCAACTATCCGACAGTTGCGGGATGCCGGCTCGCTCGTTCTGCTCGACGTCAAGCGGGGCGACATCGGATCGACCGTTGCCGCGTACGCCGCCGCGTATCTCGATCCATCCAGCCCGCTGTATGTCGACGCGGTCACGGCGAGCCCCTACCTGGGAGTAGGTTCGCTGGCCCCGATGTTCGACACGGCCACCCGGCACGGCGGCGGGGTCTTCGTCCTGGCGCTCACCTCGAACCCCGAGGGCGGCGCGGTGCAGCGGGCCCGAGGCGCCGACGGACGGACCGTGGCGCAGGCGGTCATCGACGAGATTGCGCAGCTCAACGCGGGTGCGGAGCCGCTCGGCAGCATGGGACTGGTGGTCGGCGCGACGATCGGCGACACCGGCCACGACCTGTCCCGCGTCAACGGTCCACTGCTCGCTCCGGGGCTCGGCGCGCAGGGCGCGACCGCCGCCGATCTGCGCACCGTCTTCGGTCCCGCACTCTCCGGCGTCCTCCCGTCGTACTCCCGTCAGGTGCTCGCCGCGGGACCCGATCCGGCCGCGCTCCGGGCGGCGGCCGAGCAGGCGGCGGCCGAGTGCCGGCGGGTTCTCGACGCCCCGAAACTGACTGACGGGTCGGTCACCGAACGATGA
- the mihF gene encoding integration host factor, actinobacterial type has product MPLPSLTPEQRAAALEKAAEIRKARAELKEQLKQGKTTLASVLERAESDDVVGKLKVSAVLQSMPGIGKIRATQIMEKLKIADSRRLRGLGEQQRKALLGEFAAN; this is encoded by the coding sequence GTGCCGCTCCCGTCACTGACCCCTGAGCAGCGCGCGGCCGCGCTGGAGAAGGCCGCGGAGATCCGCAAAGCCCGTGCCGAGCTGAAGGAGCAGCTCAAGCAGGGCAAGACCACCCTCGCTTCCGTCCTCGAGCGCGCCGAGTCCGACGACGTCGTGGGCAAGCTGAAAGTTTCGGCCGTCCTCCAGTCCATGCCGGGCATCGGCAAGATCCGGGCGACCCAGATCATGGAGAAGCTGAAGATCGCGGACAGCCGCCGGCTGCGCGGTCTCGGTGAGCAGCAGCGCAAGGCGCTGCTGGGAGAGTTCGCCGCGAACTGA
- the rpoZ gene encoding DNA-directed RNA polymerase subunit omega: MGSIANPEGITNPPIDELLEKTTSKYALVIFAAKRARQVNAYYSQLGEGLLEYVGPLVETTPQEKPLSIAMREINAGLLTAEPTDQP, from the coding sequence GTGGGATCCATCGCCAACCCCGAGGGCATCACCAACCCGCCGATCGACGAGCTGCTGGAGAAGACCACCTCGAAGTACGCTCTGGTGATCTTCGCCGCCAAGCGGGCCCGCCAGGTCAACGCCTACTACAGCCAGCTCGGTGAGGGCCTGCTGGAGTACGTCGGCCCGCTGGTGGAGACCACTCCCCAGGAGAAGCCGCTCTCGATCGCCATGCGCGAGATCAACGCCGGTCTGCTCACCGCCGAGCCGACCGACCAGCCGTAG
- the coaBC gene encoding bifunctional phosphopantothenoylcysteine decarboxylase/phosphopantothenate--cysteine ligase CoaBC, translating into MSARIVLGVGGGIAAYKACELLRLFTESGHHVRVVPTASALRFVGAPTWAALSGQPVADDVWADVHEVPHVRLGQQADLVVVAPATADLMAKAAHGLADDLLTNTLLTARCPVLLAPAMHTEMWENPATVANVATLRSRGVLVIEPAVGRLTGADSGKGRLPDPAEIFAVARRALRRGGSAPADLAGRRVVVTAGGTREPLDPVRFLGNRSSGKQGYAFARAAVARGARVTLVSANVALPDPAGVDLVRVGTTEELRTATLAAAENADVVVMAAAPADFRPAVYAPGKIKKSADGPAPTIELVTNPDIAAELGARRRPGQVLVVFAAETGDAEANGRAKLARKRADLIVVNEVGVDKVFGAETNAATVIGADGSLRTIPERAKEDLADDVWDLVVTRLTVRS; encoded by the coding sequence ATGTCCGCCCGGATCGTCCTCGGGGTAGGCGGCGGCATCGCCGCCTACAAGGCGTGCGAGCTGCTGCGGCTCTTCACCGAGTCGGGCCACCACGTCCGGGTCGTGCCGACCGCGTCGGCGCTGCGCTTCGTCGGAGCGCCGACCTGGGCGGCGCTCTCCGGCCAGCCGGTCGCCGACGACGTCTGGGCCGACGTGCACGAGGTGCCGCACGTACGCCTCGGCCAGCAGGCCGACCTGGTCGTGGTCGCGCCGGCCACCGCCGACCTGATGGCGAAGGCGGCCCACGGGCTCGCCGACGACCTGCTCACCAACACCCTGCTGACCGCCCGCTGCCCGGTGCTGCTGGCCCCGGCCATGCACACCGAGATGTGGGAGAACCCGGCGACCGTGGCGAACGTGGCCACGCTCCGCTCCCGGGGCGTCCTGGTGATCGAGCCGGCGGTGGGCCGGCTCACCGGCGCGGACAGCGGCAAGGGGCGGCTGCCGGATCCGGCGGAGATCTTCGCCGTGGCCCGGCGGGCGCTGCGCCGGGGCGGCAGCGCTCCGGCCGACCTGGCCGGCCGCCGGGTGGTGGTCACCGCCGGCGGCACCCGCGAGCCCCTCGACCCGGTGCGTTTCCTGGGTAACCGGTCCTCCGGCAAGCAGGGGTACGCCTTCGCCCGGGCCGCCGTGGCCCGGGGAGCCAGGGTGACCCTGGTCTCGGCCAACGTGGCGTTGCCGGATCCGGCCGGGGTGGACCTGGTCCGGGTCGGCACCACCGAGGAACTGCGGACCGCCACCCTCGCCGCGGCGGAGAACGCCGACGTGGTGGTGATGGCGGCGGCTCCGGCGGATTTCCGGCCGGCGGTCTACGCGCCTGGCAAAATCAAGAAGTCGGCGGACGGCCCCGCGCCGACCATCGAACTGGTGACCAATCCCGACATCGCGGCCGAGCTGGGGGCGCGTCGTCGGCCGGGGCAGGTGCTGGTGGTGTTCGCCGCCGAGACCGGTGACGCCGAGGCCAACGGCCGGGCCAAGCTCGCCCGCAAGCGGGCGGACCTCATCGTGGTCAACGAGGTCGGCGTGGACAAGGTCTTCGGCGCCGAGACGAACGCGGCGACCGTCATCGGGGCGGACGGGTCGCTGCGGACCATCCCGGAACGGGCCAAGGAGGACCTGGCCGACGACGTGTGGGACCTCGTGGTGACCCGCTTGACGGTTCGTTCATAA
- the metK gene encoding methionine adenosyltransferase has product MPRRLFTSESVTEGHPDKIADQISDGILDALLGQDPHSRVAVETLITTGQVHVAGEVTTKAYADIPTIVRETILGIGYDSSKKGFDGASCGVSVSIGAQSPDIAQGVDNAIELRSGSSESALDAQGAGDQGMMFGFACSETPELMPLPIALAHRLARRLSAVRKDGTIPYLRPDGKTQVTIEYDGLRPVRLNTVVVSSQHAADISLESLLTPDVREHVIAPELEGLGLETEGYRLLVNPTGRFEIGGPMGDAGLTGRKIIVDTYGGYARHGGGAFSGKDPSKVDRSAAYAMRWVAKNIVAAGLAERCEAQVAYAIGKAHPVSLFIETFGTENVPVDKIEKAVKEIFDLRPAAIIRDLNLMRPIYQQTAAYGHFGRELPDLTWENTDRAADLKSAAGA; this is encoded by the coding sequence GTGCCACGCCGCCTTTTCACGTCCGAGTCGGTCACGGAGGGCCATCCGGACAAGATCGCCGATCAGATCAGTGATGGGATCCTGGATGCCCTGTTGGGGCAGGATCCGCATTCGCGGGTCGCGGTGGAGACCTTGATCACGACTGGTCAGGTGCATGTCGCCGGTGAGGTGACCACGAAGGCGTACGCCGACATCCCGACGATCGTGCGGGAGACGATCCTGGGGATCGGGTACGACTCGTCGAAGAAGGGTTTCGACGGGGCGTCGTGTGGGGTGAGTGTGTCGATCGGGGCGCAGTCGCCGGACATCGCGCAGGGTGTGGACAACGCGATCGAGTTGCGGTCGGGGTCGTCGGAGTCGGCGCTGGACGCGCAGGGCGCCGGTGACCAGGGCATGATGTTCGGGTTCGCCTGTTCGGAGACCCCGGAACTGATGCCCCTGCCGATCGCGCTGGCCCACCGCCTGGCCCGCCGGCTGTCGGCGGTCCGCAAGGACGGCACCATCCCGTACCTGCGGCCCGACGGCAAGACCCAGGTCACCATCGAGTACGACGGCCTGCGGCCGGTCCGGCTGAACACCGTGGTGGTCTCCAGCCAGCACGCCGCCGACATCTCGCTGGAGTCCCTGCTCACCCCGGACGTGCGGGAGCACGTGATCGCTCCGGAGCTGGAGGGTCTCGGCCTGGAGACCGAGGGGTACCGCCTCCTGGTCAACCCCACCGGCCGATTCGAGATCGGCGGCCCCATGGGCGACGCCGGCCTCACCGGACGCAAAATCATCGTCGACACCTACGGCGGCTACGCCCGCCACGGCGGCGGCGCCTTCTCCGGCAAAGACCCCTCCAAAGTCGACCGCTCCGCCGCCTACGCCATGCGCTGGGTCGCCAAGAACATCGTCGCCGCCGGACTCGCCGAACGCTGCGAAGCCCAAGTCGCCTACGCCATCGGCAAAGCCCACCCCGTCAGCCTCTTCATCGAAACCTTCGGCACCGAGAACGTCCCCGTCGACAAGATCGAAAAGGCCGTCAAGGAGATCTTCGACCTCCGACCCGCCGCCATCATCCGCGACCTCAACCTCATGCGCCCCATCTACCAACAAACCGCCGCCTACGGCCACTTCGGCCGCGAACTCCCCGACCTCACCTGGGAGAACACCGACCGAGCCGCCGACCTCAAGTCGGCAGCCGGCGCCTGA